A genomic window from Rhea pennata isolate bPtePen1 chromosome 12, bPtePen1.pri, whole genome shotgun sequence includes:
- the LOC134145906 gene encoding inter-alpha-trypsin inhibitor heavy chain H3-like: MEKHLLLYMLLLIPAFGSSDFLIAHLRNIKKRSADNDLVVNGIEINSMKIDSKVTSRFAHNVITSEAINRGNVHKEVIFDVELPKTAFITNFSMTIDGVTYPGTIKEKEVAKKQYEKAVSQGQTAGLVKASGRKTEKFTVSVNIAAGSKVTFELTYEELLKRQFGKYEMFIKVKPKQLVRNFEIEVNIFEPQGISELEAEGTFITNDLQSTIRKTFSGKKGYVSFKPTLDQQRTCANCSQSLLDGDLMVKYDVKRTAPDNLQIVNGYFVHFFAPTNLPKLSKNVVFVIDISGSMSGREIQQTREALLKILDDIKDDDFFNFILFGSEVHTWRETLIKATPENLDEARKFVRGIDTEGMTNLHGGLMRGIDTLNAAHEGSLVPKRSASIIIMLTDGQPNVGVSNTQEIQTLVKKAIEGKYPLYNLGFGYGVDYNFLEKMALENKGLARRIYPDSDAALQLQGFYDEVSNPMLMDVELNYPENEITDLTKNSFKHFYDGSEIVVAGRFLDHNQNSLTVDVRGEGPNDALSFTTQQDAEQTAKAFQEQEYIFGDYIERLWAYLTIEQLLEKRISATGEEKENLTAEALDLSLKYKFVTPLTSMVVTKPEDYDNQAGIADKPTEALSPSYIHASSPPWYTSVDGDPHFIIPVPQKEDAICFNINENPGAVLNLIDDPVTGITVNGELIGDKRPNNDSKIQNTYFGKLGIINKHLDLRLIVTPEKITIQNGNKKTSFSWLGSVNLQQEGLTLIINRKKNLVFSMGSGASFVIVLHQVWKKHPLHRDFLGLYTLHSGKLSKQTHGLLGQFFHPIDFTILEIHPGSDPKKPDATMIVKNNELTVTRGWQKDYRKDPKNGIDIPCWFVHNNGAGLIDGVHTDYIVSSLF, from the exons atggaaaagcaTCTATTGCTTTATATGTTATTATTGATTCCTGCCTTTGGATCATCAGACTTTTTGATAGCACATTTGAGAAACATCAAG aagCGAAGTGCTGATAATGACTTG GTTGTCAATGGTATAGAAATCAATAGCATGAAAATTGATAGTAAAGTGACTTCCCGATTTGCTCACAATGTCATCACCAGTGAAGCTATCAATCGTGGAAATGTGCACAAAGAAGTCATCTTTGATGTTGAGCTCCCTAAGACGGCCTTCATTACCAACTTCAGCAT GACAATTGATGGTGTCACATACCCTGGAaccataaaggaaaaagaagttgcAAAGAAGCAGTATGAGAAAGCTGTTTCACAGGGACAAACTGCTGGTCTTGTCAA GGCTTcgggaagaaagacagaaaaattcacAGTCTCAGTCAACATTGCAGCAGGCAGTAAAGTCACTTTTGAACTCACATATGAGGAGCTGCTAAAGCGCCAATTTGGAAAATATGAGATGTTCATCAAAGTAAAACCGAAGCAGCTTGTCAGAAATTTTGAG ATTGAAGTAAATATCTTTGAGCCCCAAGGAATCAGTGAGCTGGAAGCAGAAGGAACATTCATCACCAATGACTTACAAAGTACCATTAGAAAAactttttcagggaaaaag ggTTATGTCTCTTTCAAACCTACTCTTGATCAACAGCGAACCTGTGCAAATTGCTCACAGTCTCTCTTGGATGGAGATCTTATGGTAAAATACGATGTGAAGAGAACAGCTCCAGATAATTTGCAG attgtCAATGGCTACTTTGTACACTTCTTTGCACCAACAAATCTTCCAAAGTTGTCCAAGAATGTTGTTTTTGTAATAGATATTAGTGGCTCAATGTCTGGAAGAGAAATACAACAG ACAAGagaagcacttctgaaaatcttagATGATATTAAAGATGACGACTTCTTCAATTTCATACTGTTTGGTAGTGAAGTGCACACCTGGAGAGAAACTTTAATCAAGGCCACTCCTGAGAATTTGGATGAAGCAAGGAAGTTTGTTCGGGGCATTGACACTGAAGGCA TGACGAATTTACATGGTGGTTTAATGAGGGGAATTGATACGCTGAATGCTGCTCATGAAGGAAGCCTTGTGCCCAAGAGAAGCGCTTCTATAATTATCATGTTAACAGATGGCCAACCAAATGTAG GCGTATCAAACACCCAGGAAATTCAAACACTTGTGAAAAAAGCCATTGAAGGAAAATATCCCTTATACAACCTTGGTTTTGGCTATGGTGTTGACTATAACTTCCTGGAGAAGATGGCACTTGAGAATAAAGGATTGGCCCGCCGGATTTATCCTGATTCTGATGCAGCTTTACAACTTCAG GGTTTTTATGATGAGGTGTCCAATCCCATGCTCATGGATGTGGAGTTAAACTacccagaaaatgaaataactgaCCTAactaaaaacagttttaagcaTTTCTATGATGGATCTGAGATTGTGGTGGCTGGGCGCTTTCTAGACCATAACCAGAACAGTCTGACTGTAGATGTGAGAGGTGAAGGT CCTAATGATGCCCTGTCATTTACTACACAACAAGATGCTGAACAAACGGCTAAAGCTTTCCAAGAGCAAGAATACATATTTGGGGATTACATTGAAAGGTTGTGGGCTTATCTCACCATTGAACAGCTACTGGAAAAACG CATTTCAGctacaggagaagaaaaggagaatctTACAGCCGAAGCCCTGGATCTCTCACTAAAATACAAGTTTGTAACGCCACTGACATCCATGGTGGTAACAAAGCCAGAAGACTATGATAATCAAGCTGGGATTGCTGATAAACCCACTGAAG CTCTGTCACCATCTTACATACATGCATCAAGCCCTCCATGGTATACTAGTG TTGATGGAGATCCACACTTCATTATACCTGTGCCTCAAAAAGAAGATGCCATTTGTTTCAATATCAATGAAAACCCAGGTGCTGTGTTAAATTTAATAGATGACCCAGTTACAG GTATCACAGTCAATGGAGAGCTTATTGGTGATAAGAGACCAAACAATGATTCTAAGAtccaaaatacttattttggaAAACTTGGCATTATAAATAAGCATCTGGATTTAAGACTGATAGTAACTCCTGAGAAGATCACAATTCAGAATGGTAATAAAAAGACAAGTTTCAGTTGGCTTGGTTCAGTCAACTTGCAACAAGAAGG tttAACTTTGataattaacagaaaaaaaaatctggtgtTCTCAATGGGCAGTGGTGCCTCCTTTGTTATTGTTTTGCACCAAGTATGGAAGAAACATCCTCTCCACCGGGATTTCTTAGGACTGTATACATTGCACAGTGGTAAACTATCTAAACAGACCCACGGATTATTAG GACAGTTTTTCCACCCCATTGACTTCACCATACTTGAGATTCATCCTGGGTCTGATCCCAAGAAGCCAGATGCCACAATGATTGTTAAAAACAATGAATTGACAGTCACAAg GGGATGGCAGAAGGATTACAGAAAAGACCCTAAGAATGGGATTGATATTCCTTGCTGGTTTGTTCATAACAACGGAGCTGGGCTGATAGATGGTGTTCACACAGACTATATTGTTTCCAGTCTATTTTGA